A single Pangasianodon hypophthalmus isolate fPanHyp1 chromosome 27, fPanHyp1.pri, whole genome shotgun sequence DNA region contains:
- the LOC113531539 gene encoding vasotocin-neurophysin VT 1, whose protein sequence is MFGINMEDSVNTDKTEKQEKSSESQTLVQDVTMAAWVPSFLCAFAVLSLSSACYIQNCPRGGKRSFPDAVPRQCMACGPGDKGRCFGPNICCGEGLGCVMGSPVTARCLEEEYLPLPCEAGGKPCGPDEGRCAALGVCCDSDGCTLDSDCVEGSEHEDVAERKNFLGGSRGELLLHILHPGRARSPY, encoded by the exons ATGTTCGGTATAAATATGGAAGATTCTGTGAACACAGACAAGACGGAGAAGCAGGAAAAGTCCAGTGAGAGTCAGACCTTGGTTCAAGACGTGACAATGGCAGCATGGGTGCCCTCTTTCCTCTGTGCCTTCGCGGTTCTCTCGCTTTCCTCTGCATGTTACATCCAGAACTGCCCCAGAGGAGGGAAGCGCTCGTTTCCGGATGCCGTCCCCAGGCAG TGTATGGCGTGCGGTCCTGGAGATAAGGGCCGCTGTTTTGGCCCCAATATCTGCTGTGGAGAAGGACTGGGCTGCGTGATGGGATCTCCAGTGACGGCTCGCTGTTTGGAGGAAGAATACCTGCCCTTGCCGTGTGAGGCTGGAGGAAAACCGTGTGGACCTGACGAGGGTCGCTGTGCTGCACTTGGGGTTTGCTGCGACTCAG ATGGTTGTACACTGGATTCAGACTGCGTGGAGGGGAGTGAACACGAAGACGTGGCTGAAAGGAAGAACTTCCTGGGCGGGTCGCGGGGAGAGCTGCTGTTGCACATCCTCCATCCCGGCAGGGCACGCAGTCCATACTAA